CGTCTGATGCCAGGTGCGCCGCGGCACCCCTCGGCGGTGACTCGTCTCCAGCTCCGCCCGCCGAGCCCTTGCTGACCCGTCTCTCCACGGGGGGCCTTGGCGGGTCCCTAGTGGGGTGGCTGAAGGGCGGGCAGGGGCGCTACTGCTCCGTGAGTGAGAGCCGCAGGATGCgctccagctcctcctcctccaggcgCGCGCGCCGCCGCCGCTCCTCCTGCTCCCGCGCAGACAGCTCCATGGCCAGCCGCAGTTGCTCGTCGTAGCTCTGGAACACGCGGCGACCTGGGCCTGGACTGGGACGAGGGCTGGGGACCGATGCGGGGGCCGCTGGAGGCCCGGGCTTGCGCTGCGGCGTGGGTGGGGCGCTCCTGGCAACAAGAAGTTCGTCAAAGGCTGCGGGGCACAGATTCCTGTAGACAGGACCCAGCAGCAGCATGAGGAGTCGGGAGCAGAGCTGAACAGGCCTCCCTCCGCCAGACGCCATGTCACTTCCCTGGTGTCTGCCCATGACAGTGGGTCCCAACTTCCATCAAACTTGTCCTCCCCCTCAATGGCCGCGGAGAGCATGAGATCCCACAGTCGGCGGGGCCTGGACCCTGTTCCCTTCCCACCGGCAGGGCGCTGCCCGAGAGCCAGGAAAGAGTCCTGGGTGAAGCCATCTGATAGCAGCGGGGCCCATGGTAAAAAGTTTGATGGGGTGTGGGCGAGCACAGGGCGGTGGGTGAGAgagctgtgtgtgcatgtggggaGAAAGGCACTGGCTGACTCTGCCTTTGGCCTGCCAGGCACTGACCTGTCTTGTCGCCGACCATCGTAGGACATCGGGTGTGTGCCCGGCTTGCTGTTGGTTAGGGCCTCCCAGATGGTGACCTAAGGGAGTGGACGAGGGCAGTGAGCTGTGGTGGCGCCGCAGCCCCAGGCCGCGCAGCCTCGAGGACCCACCTGGTCATACTCGCTGCCTGCCTCAAGCAGGCTCTGCTGGATGGCGAACTGCAATAAGTCATCGTCGTCGTCCCGGGCCACCACTTCCCGATGGCCGCCTAGCACGCTGTAGCCTCGAGGGGCCTCAAACAAGGCTGGGGAGATCTCGCAGCCACGGCTGGAGGCTGAGGGTGCGGGGCAGGGCTCATGGTCAGCGGTGGGGCACTCCACAGGCTCCCACTGACCGCGACTCCACCCCCAAGAAGGGGCAGGGCACAGgcttggtgggggggtggggtatgGAGGGCGGGGTCTCACTCGTGGAACTGGAGCTGCTGACACTAGAGGAGTCGCTGCCCGGAGAAGGGGTCTCGCTGCTCGGGCTGCCTCGCACGGAGGGCACCGGCTCATCACAGCCATTGAGGTTCCCAAATGTGATGCGGGCGTTGAGGATGtggaagatggggatttctagggCCGAGGGAACCATGGAGAGCCACTGCCCCTCTTACCCCTCAGCCACCCACCACATCTaaacacctcctccccacccgaCCAGGGGCCAGGGGCGATTAGGGTGGGCAAGTCTCACCAATCTTGACCGGGAAGCCAGGAGGCAGGCGTAGGGTGATGAAGTCCCGGAGTTTGGCAAAAAGGGCATTGCTGACGGCCATGAGGTCAATGATGGGAGCCACCTGCTCACACAGGGACAGGGGGTGCTcctcacacagccacagcttggccTTGAACCTGCCCCCCCAAATCCCAAGGGGTGAGGGGCATTGTAGGAAGCCATGACCTCCCGCACCGCAAGGAGACCCCGCCCTGCCCACCATTCCCCAGCACCGGCAGGGCCTCACTTCTGTGTCTTCGTGGTCAGTTCCATGGGGCGGCCCATGTCACGGCTTCCGAGCTCAAAGCTGGGGTTGAAGTATTCTTCTGcggtgatggcagtggggttggcttgGCTCAGGGTCTGAGTGACCAGGGTCTGTACCACATGGGAGGGCCCAGGAGCCCGTTTCAGTCTCTGATGCCCAGTGAGCCATGTCGTACCACAGGGCCCCTGATCtgtctctccccctgcccccctgcctTGGGCACTGTGGGCAGGAGGGCCACATAGGGCAGATGCCTCCCAAGCCTGCTCTTGAGCCACAGCCATACCCCTCCACACAGGGGCACCCTGGTCCACACTCACCCCATTTTGAGGGGCCCCGTGCTGCTCAGCAATTCCGAGGAAGGACTGCAGAGGTGTCTTACAACCTATAAGAAGGGGGCCGTTCAGAGGACACTAGAATCCCATATGCACTTGGGGCACCTCAAAGGAAAGGACTGCACCCGAGACTTGGGCATGGGGAAGCTGCTCCCCCACATACCACAGACCCAGGCACCTCCATCTGgggtgctctggtggtgtagtggtgatgcgttgggctgcgatcagcatggtccacagttcaaaaccaccagcagctccttgagagcatgaactttctactcctgtaaacagttatagtcccagaaatccggagggtcactatgagtcagcattgactcgatgacagtgagtgaggactcctgaggagccctggtggcagagtgggttacgcgttgggctgctaactgccaacgtcagctgttcaaaaccacctgctgtctgcaggagaaagatgaggcttcctatttccagaaagatttagtcttggaaactgacagggaCAGTAAAACTCTGCCCTATGGGAgctctgtgaattggaatccactgatggcagtgagtttgggctttggTTTTGAGAGGCCTCTTGCAGCAAGGGGGCAGAGGCATTGCAAGCGCAGCAGAAGAATGGTGGGCCTGGGGCCCAGAAGGGTCTTCCCAAAGTGCCCCCAGGTGAAAAACCCACCTTtgcagattatatatatatatataaaatttcctTCTGGCACATCCTTACTTACGACTACATTTTGTTCTCCTAGTTATGTGCTGGCTTGCTAactacaaagccagcagtttgaaactaccagccactcctcaggagaaagataaggctttctactcctctaaatacttgcagtctcagaaacccataggggaagttctaccaggtccaatagggtcaccatgagtcagatggAAGTGAGGTatttttttgggggtgtgtgtgtaaaaaaattatttctttcCACTTCAGACAGAGTAAGTAACTGGGGTCTAGAAAGGCCAGGTATAGGGTCAACAGGCACAGAGGATCAATGGCAGGGTCCCCTGACTTCCTGCTATGAACTGAAATGGACAATAAATGCATGCATGACGTTTCTCTCCTTTCCCAAACCTCATGCAGACATTAGTAGTCAATGGCAGAATTCTTTCCCATTGAGACCAGATACTGCCTTAAAGTGTCTTCTTAGCAGTACCCAAGAGCTAGCAGCCACTGCCAATCACTAGAGCTTGCCAGATGAGTCAAATCACTCTTGCTGGGAGGACAGAGGGTTTACCAATGGAGGTACTGGGGTCCAAGCTGGTCCCTCAGCCCCGTAAcacctccccacacctggccctgCCCCTTTACCTTTGACCTTGCCCTTGTGCTGATCTGAAAGATGCTCTGTCCTTGTCCGGGTGATGAGCTCCACATTGGATGCCCCATACACCTGGGGGCCAGATGGACAAGGGACTTGGAGTCAGCTCTGCCACCTCATTCCCTGCTCCAAGGGCATTCCCACGTCCTAGAAGGAAGAAGCCTGGAGGGGCTCTTCATCCAGGCTCCAGGCCTTTGGGCAAATAGATATGTGAAATCAttcatgcatccacttctttctGAGGAGCCTCCCTGTGCCAGGCAGGAGTCCTCGTGGTTCAGTGGCtagcgtttggctgctaaccgaaaggtaggCACTTCACGGCCGAAAGCTGTGGCAATCTGCTCTGTACAGGCTGCAGCCTTGGAGACCTGTGGAGCCTTGGAAGCAGTTCTACTGCCTAGAGGGTCTcgagtctgaatggacttgatagcactggggtgggctgggtttgggtttgtgtgTCAGGCATTGGGGTGCGTAGGAGGGACATGATGGGGAACACACTAGACCCGATCTCTGCTCCCCTGAGGCTCAGAATCTAGCTGGAGAGGCAGATGAGAGAATGGACAGGGACAGGATGGGGTGATCTGGGCTCTGGTGCTGGCAGCACCGCTACAGGAGCAAGGGGCAGGCCATGCGCACAGATCTCCGCACACTGGTGATTGGTGTGCCAGCGTCCCCGTGTGCTCAGTGACCCAGAGGTCTCAGGTTGGCAGTCATGGTTTCCTTAATCCTTGTGCCCCCGGCTGTGCCATTCTCTGTGGAACCTTGTACCACTCACTGAACTCCTTGAGTTCCTCACTAGGGAATGGGGCCAAGATTCCCAGCTGCATGGAGTTACAACGCCCCGGAAAAGACTCAGTAAACATCCATCAGACGGGAATGGGAATTCTGAGCTCGAGGGGTAGGTAGGTACTGTGGTGTAGACGCATGCACGAGCACatagatgtatgtgtatgtgtgtacagtgTCAGAACAGTGCTTTGAACAGGAACACAGGAAGTGCCCCATCATTGCTGGCTATCCTTCTCAACTGACTCCTGCGCCCTGCctcagccccgccccgccccacctgGCTGGAGAAGCATCTATGCACCTTGCTGCAGACAAGAGTGTGCCTGGGCCTGGCAGCACagggtgtgtgcgtgcgcgctggGGTCTCACCTTGGCTTCATACCCATTCACCATCTCCGTCTTTTCACTGCGCCAGCCCAGGATGCCGGTCTTATTCCTGGGGAGAGAGCAGCCAGGGTGAGGGGGTGAGGCAGACACCCCGCCAGGCTGGCCCCAAGTTGATCAAGCTGACCACTCACCTTTCAAAGGAGATGTTCTTGGTGTCCAGCTGTGTGGTGACCACGGGCGCTGTGAGTCTGCTCAGCACCTGCTCCTCCGTGGGCTGGGcagcagccagcagcagctcTCGGTCCTGCCCGGCCAGTGCCAGCGTCTCTGTGTACACCACTCTGCGGTCGTGGTCAATCTCCATGACAATGGCACTTGTGTCTGCCAACCACAGGGCAGCACCAGGGGTCAGGGATGCTGTGTGGCTCTCTCCCatcgccccgcccccaccctcaccctgctGCCTGGCTGACCTTGGCCCCTGAAGACGAAGCTGCGGTTCCCTCGCTGCCACGTCATGTGGTCAAAGCCCAGGAGTGTGGTGTCTACCCG
This window of the Tenrec ecaudatus isolate mTenEca1 chromosome 10, mTenEca1.hap1, whole genome shotgun sequence genome carries:
- the ANKRD13B gene encoding ankyrin repeat domain-containing protein 13B isoform X1, whose protein sequence is MIPANASARKGPEGKYPLHYLVWHNRHRELEKAVRAGQVDIEQLDPRGRTPLHLATTLGHLECARVLLAHGADVGRENRSGWTVLQEAVSTRDLALVQLVLRYRDYQRVVKRLAGIPVLLEKLCKAQDFYVEMKWEFTSWVPLVSKICPSDTYKVWKSGQNLRVDTTLLGFDHMTWQRGNRSFVFRGQDTSAIVMEIDHDRRVVYTETLALAGQDRELLLAAAQPTEEQVLSRLTAPVVTTQLDTKNISFERNKTGILGWRSEKTEMVNGYEAKVYGASNVELITRTRTEHLSDQHKGKVKGCKTPLQSFLGIAEQHGAPQNGTLVTQTLSQANPTAITAEEYFNPSFELGSRDMGRPMELTTKTQKFKAKLWLCEEHPLSLCEQVAPIIDLMAVSNALFAKLRDFITLRLPPGFPVKIEIPIFHILNARITFGNLNGCDEPVPSVRGSPSSETPSPGSDSSSVSSSSSTTSSRGCEISPALFEAPRGYSVLGGHREVVARDDDDDLLQFAIQQSLLEAGSEYDQVTIWEALTNSKPGTHPMSYDGRRQDRNLCPAAFDELLVARSAPPTPQRKPGPPAAPASVPSPRPSPGPGRRVFQSYDEQLRLAMELSAREQEERRRRARLEEEELERILRLSLTEQ
- the ANKRD13B gene encoding ankyrin repeat domain-containing protein 13B isoform X2, with amino-acid sequence MIPANASARKGPEGKYPLHYLVWHNRHRELEKAVRAGQVDIEQLDPRGRTPLHLATTLGHLECARVLLAHGADVGRENRSGWTVLQEAVSTRDLALVQLVLRYRDYQRVVKRLAGIPVLLEKLCKAQDFYVEMKWEFTSWVPLVSKICPSDTYKVWKSGQNLRVDTTLLGFDHMTWQRGNRSFVFRGQDTSAIVMEIDHDRRVVYTETLALAGQDRELLLAAAQPTEEQVLSRLTAPVVTTQLDTKNISFERNKTGILGWRSEKTEMVNGYEAKVYGASNVELITRTRTEHLSDQHKGKVKGCKTPLQSFLGIAEQHGAPQNGTLVTQTLSQANPTAITAEEYFNPSFELGSRDMGRPMELTTKTQKFKAKLWLCEEHPLSLCEQVAPIIDLMAVSNALFAKLRDFITLRLPPGFPVKIEIPIFHILNARITFGNLNGCDEPVPSVRGSPSSETPSPGSDSSSVSSSSSTTSSRGCEISPALFEAPRGYSVLGGHREVVARDDDDDLLQFAIQQSLLEAGSEYDQVTIWEALTNSKPGTHPMSYDGRRQDRSAPPTPQRKPGPPAAPASVPSPRPSPGPGRRVFQSYDEQLRLAMELSAREQEERRRRARLEEEELERILRLSLTEQ